In a single window of the Rhizobiaceae bacterium genome:
- a CDS encoding sugar ABC transporter permease — protein MATETAYARRPFRWHIAVFLAPAVLVYTAVMILPLFGTLQLSLFRAVDGISRFVGLENFRTLFGDPRWSSSFWNALGNNMWFFIIHMLVQNPIGIALAAILSHPKLRFAALYRTAIFVPTVLSFVVVGFIWKLILSPLWGVAPSMMGLVGLKSWFTPWLGKEEYALTALGLISVWQFVGIPMMLIYAALLSIPDEVIEAAEMDGITGMAQFWRIKLPLILPAIGIISILTFVGNFNAFDLIYSAQGAMAGPNYSTDILGTFLYRTFFGFQLQLGDPNMGATIASMMFFIILAGVCVYLFAIQTRLRRYQF, from the coding sequence ATGGCGACCGAAACCGCATATGCACGACGCCCCTTCCGCTGGCACATTGCGGTGTTCCTCGCGCCCGCGGTGCTGGTCTATACGGCGGTGATGATCCTGCCGCTGTTCGGCACGCTGCAATTGTCACTCTTCCGGGCAGTTGACGGCATCAGCCGGTTCGTCGGACTGGAGAATTTCCGCACGCTTTTCGGCGACCCGCGCTGGTCTTCCAGCTTCTGGAACGCGCTGGGCAACAATATGTGGTTCTTCATCATCCACATGCTGGTGCAGAACCCGATCGGCATAGCGCTGGCGGCGATCCTGTCGCACCCGAAGCTGCGCTTCGCCGCCCTTTACCGCACCGCGATCTTTGTACCGACGGTGCTTTCCTTCGTCGTGGTGGGCTTCATCTGGAAGCTGATCCTGTCGCCGCTCTGGGGCGTCGCGCCCTCGATGATGGGCCTCGTCGGCCTCAAGAGCTGGTTCACGCCATGGCTCGGCAAGGAGGAATACGCGCTGACGGCGCTCGGCCTGATCTCGGTGTGGCAGTTCGTCGGCATTCCGATGATGCTGATCTACGCCGCGCTGTTATCCATCCCCGACGAGGTGATCGAAGCGGCGGAAATGGACGGCATTACCGGCATGGCGCAGTTCTGGAGGATCAAGCTGCCGCTGATCCTGCCCGCCATCGGCATCATTTCGATCCTGACCTTCGTGGGCAATTTCAACGCCTTCGACCTGATCTATTCGGCGCAGGGCGCCATGGCGGGACCGAACTACTCGACCGATATTCTGGGCACGTTCCTCTACCGCACCTTCTTCGGCTTCCAGCTCCAGCTCGGCGATCCCAACATGGGCGCGACGATTGCGTCGATGATGTTCTTCATCATTCTCGCCGGCGTCTGCGTCTATCTGTTCGCCATCCAGACGCGCCTCAGGCGCTATCAGTTCTGA
- a CDS encoding ABC transporter substrate-binding protein yields the protein MASGAFAQDATLTIESWRNDDLSIWQEKLIPAFEAANPGIKVTFAPSAPTEYNAALNAKLDAGSAGDLITCRPFDASLELFNKGHLADLTGVPGMENFTDVAKSAWTTDDGKATFCVPMASVIHGFIYNKDAFDQLGIAPPTTEAEFFAALDKIKADGNYIPMAMGTKDLWEAATMGYQNIGPNYWQGEEGRLALIKGEQKLTDPQWVAPFEELAKWKPYLGDGFEAQTYPDSQNLFTLGRAAIYPAGSWEISGFNTQAQFKMGAFPPPVKNAGDTCYISDHNDIGIGMNAKTANPEAAKKFLSWVASPEFATIYANALPGFFSLSSTPVKMEDPLAQEFVSWRDKCKSTIRSTYQILSRGTPNLENETWVKSANVINGTETPQQAAEELQKGLDSWYKPAK from the coding sequence ATGGCCAGCGGCGCATTCGCGCAGGATGCCACGCTGACCATAGAGAGCTGGCGCAATGACGACCTGTCCATCTGGCAGGAGAAGCTCATTCCGGCATTTGAAGCCGCGAACCCCGGCATCAAAGTGACATTTGCGCCGTCCGCGCCCACGGAATACAACGCGGCGCTCAATGCCAAGCTTGATGCCGGTTCGGCAGGCGACCTCATCACCTGCCGCCCGTTCGACGCTTCGCTCGAACTTTTCAACAAGGGTCATCTCGCTGATCTGACCGGCGTGCCCGGCATGGAGAACTTCACCGATGTCGCGAAGTCCGCATGGACCACCGACGACGGCAAGGCCACCTTCTGCGTGCCCATGGCCTCGGTGATTCACGGCTTCATCTACAACAAGGACGCATTCGACCAGCTTGGCATCGCCCCACCCACGACCGAAGCCGAGTTCTTCGCCGCGCTCGACAAGATCAAGGCCGACGGAAACTACATTCCGATGGCGATGGGCACCAAGGACCTCTGGGAAGCCGCCACCATGGGCTACCAGAACATCGGCCCGAATTACTGGCAAGGCGAGGAAGGCCGCCTGGCTCTCATCAAGGGCGAGCAGAAGCTGACCGATCCGCAATGGGTTGCACCCTTTGAGGAACTGGCGAAGTGGAAACCCTATCTCGGCGACGGCTTCGAGGCGCAGACCTACCCCGACAGCCAGAACCTTTTCACGCTTGGCCGCGCCGCCATCTATCCGGCGGGTTCGTGGGAAATTTCCGGCTTCAACACGCAGGCGCAGTTCAAAATGGGTGCGTTCCCGCCGCCGGTGAAGAATGCGGGCGACACCTGCTACATCTCCGACCACAATGACATCGGTATCGGCATGAACGCCAAGACGGCGAACCCAGAGGCGGCGAAGAAATTCCTCTCCTGGGTGGCCTCGCCGGAATTTGCGACGATCTATGCCAATGCGCTGCCGGGCTTCTTCAGCCTGTCCTCGACGCCGGTGAAGATGGAAGACCCGCTGGCTCAGGAATTCGTGTCATGGCGCGACAAGTGCAAGTCGACCATTCGTTCGACCTACCAGATCCTGTCGCGCGGCACGCCGAACCTGGAGAACGAAACCTGGGTGAAATCGGCCAATGTGATCAACGGCACGGAAACGCCGCAGCAGGCTGCCGAGGAACTGCAGAAGGGTCTGGATAGCTGGTATAAGCCGGCAAAGTAA
- a CDS encoding N-acetylmuramic acid 6-phosphate etherase codes for MAERRTETQHSKAQGLDLRAPEAVLRVLADGQTEAARAVVAAIPSIARAAEAVARALADGGRIAYAAAGSSGLMALADGLELPGTFGLARDRIVILLAGGAANFHELANGAEDDADLARSDVANARIGEGDCLIAVSASGTTPYALGALLEAGVRGATTVGIANNAGAPLFDLADVPVLIETPAEVIAGSTRMGAGTAQKIALNMMSTMMAIHLGHVHDGYMVNLRPDNVKLKDRAARIVAAIAGCAPETAAELLGRSGGSVKAAILMASGARDAADAERLLKSAGQRLRPALAMIEGSTGSNHSGAKTPKQGECK; via the coding sequence ATGGCGGAACGTCGCACCGAGACGCAGCACAGCAAGGCGCAAGGCCTCGACCTTCGCGCGCCGGAAGCGGTTTTGCGTGTGTTGGCCGATGGTCAGACGGAAGCGGCGCGCGCCGTTGTGGCCGCCATTCCTTCCATCGCCCGGGCTGCCGAGGCGGTTGCGCGCGCCTTGGCGGACGGCGGCAGGATCGCATACGCGGCGGCGGGCAGTTCAGGCCTGATGGCGCTGGCGGACGGGCTGGAACTCCCCGGCACCTTCGGGCTTGCGCGTGACCGCATCGTCATCCTGCTGGCGGGCGGCGCGGCCAATTTCCATGAATTGGCCAATGGCGCGGAAGACGACGCGGATCTTGCGCGCTCGGACGTGGCAAATGCGCGGATCGGTGAGGGCGACTGCCTGATCGCTGTGTCGGCAAGCGGCACCACGCCCTATGCGCTCGGCGCGCTGCTGGAAGCGGGGGTTCGCGGCGCGACGACGGTCGGCATCGCCAACAATGCCGGAGCGCCCCTGTTCGACCTCGCCGATGTGCCGGTCCTGATCGAAACGCCGGCGGAGGTGATCGCCGGCTCGACGCGCATGGGTGCGGGAACGGCTCAGAAGATCGCGCTCAACATGATGTCGACCATGATGGCCATTCATCTCGGCCATGTGCACGACGGCTATATGGTCAATCTTCGTCCAGACAATGTGAAGCTCAAGGACCGCGCCGCGCGCATCGTCGCCGCGATTGCCGGTTGTGCGCCGGAAACTGCGGCCGAGCTTCTCGGGAGAAGCGGTGGCTCGGTCAAAGCTGCAATCCTCATGGCGTCAGGCGCCAGGGATGCGGCGGATGCCGAGCGCCTGCTGAAAAGCGCCGGTCAACGACTGCGACCGGCCTTGGCAATGATCGAGGGGAGCACCGGCTCCAATCATAGCGGGGCGAAAACGCCCAAACAGGGAGAATGCAAATGA
- a CDS encoding N-acetylglucosamine kinase: protein MAYVLGIDGGGTSCRAALAAADGRIIGRGSSGSANIRTDLSGARASIVKAAELALADAGLDVDIFAQTAAVLGLAGANVGTYAQQVEAILPFRTSRVVTDALIALEGAVGAGDGAIAILGTGTAFMSRKGGEVRAIGGWGFIIGDQGSGARIGRDLLEETLLAHDGIVKATALTEAVLAIYRNDPRDVVEFTTSAKPGDFGGFAPMVFAHAAKGDETALRIVERARQAIEASLDALDPRPGAPLCLLGGMAPLFAPRLSSRFRSLLQPPQWDALGGAVAMAARLFGETGGEDVR, encoded by the coding sequence TTGGCTTATGTACTCGGCATAGATGGCGGCGGCACGAGCTGCCGCGCCGCTCTGGCGGCGGCTGACGGTCGCATCATCGGACGCGGCTCCAGCGGATCGGCCAACATTCGCACGGACTTGTCCGGCGCGCGCGCCAGCATCGTCAAGGCGGCGGAACTCGCGCTGGCCGATGCGGGACTGGACGTGGACATCTTCGCACAGACCGCCGCGGTCCTTGGGCTTGCCGGAGCCAATGTGGGTACCTATGCGCAGCAGGTCGAGGCCATCCTACCGTTCAGGACGAGCCGGGTCGTGACAGACGCATTGATCGCCCTTGAGGGCGCAGTCGGCGCGGGCGACGGCGCAATCGCGATCCTCGGCACCGGAACGGCATTCATGTCGCGCAAGGGCGGCGAAGTCAGGGCCATCGGCGGATGGGGGTTCATCATCGGCGATCAGGGCAGCGGCGCGCGCATCGGGCGCGACCTGCTTGAAGAAACGCTTCTGGCGCATGACGGCATCGTAAAGGCCACCGCGCTCACCGAAGCCGTGCTTGCGATCTATCGAAACGACCCCCGTGACGTGGTGGAATTCACCACTTCCGCCAAGCCCGGCGACTTCGGCGGATTTGCTCCAATGGTGTTCGCCCATGCGGCGAAGGGCGATGAGACGGCCTTGCGCATTGTCGAGCGCGCAAGGCAGGCTATCGAGGCCTCGCTGGATGCGCTGGACCCTCGGCCCGGCGCGCCGCTTTGCCTGCTTGGCGGCATGGCGCCGCTCTTTGCGCCGCGCCTTTCCAGCCGCTTCCGCTCCCTGCTTCAGCCGCCGCAATGGGATGCTCTGGGCGGGGCGGTAGCGATGGCGGCGCGGCTGTTCGGGGAAACGGGAGGCGAGGATGTCCGGTGA
- a CDS encoding GntR family transcriptional regulator, giving the protein MSGDAALILAPLKEAGPGAPLYVRLRKAIEDAVRRGALVPGDALPSERDIAASADISRVTVRKAIQDLVQHGVLVQRHGSGTFVAPRMERVEQSLSRLTSFTEDMARRGLDVRSVWLDRGVYAPSPEEMMALGLSADAMVSRVSRLRIANDMPLAIERASISAGFLPDPNMIGSSLYAALEEQGCKPVRAVQRISAANLGEADAELLNVEPGSASLNIERISYLPSGKVVEFTRSVYRGDAYDFVAELRLGSGEGAAA; this is encoded by the coding sequence ATGTCCGGTGACGCCGCGCTGATCCTCGCACCGCTGAAAGAAGCCGGGCCGGGAGCCCCGCTCTATGTCAGGCTGCGCAAGGCGATCGAGGATGCGGTCCGGCGCGGAGCGCTGGTGCCGGGCGATGCGCTGCCTTCCGAACGTGACATCGCCGCCAGCGCCGACATTTCCCGCGTCACGGTGCGCAAGGCCATTCAGGACCTCGTTCAGCATGGAGTTCTCGTGCAGCGCCACGGCTCCGGCACGTTCGTTGCCCCGCGCATGGAACGGGTCGAGCAATCGCTATCGCGGCTGACCTCCTTCACCGAGGATATGGCGCGGCGCGGCCTCGATGTGCGTTCGGTCTGGCTGGACCGCGGCGTCTACGCACCCTCCCCGGAAGAAATGATGGCGCTCGGCCTTTCCGCCGATGCGATGGTGTCGCGCGTCAGCCGGCTGCGCATCGCGAACGACATGCCGCTTGCCATCGAACGGGCATCCATTTCGGCCGGGTTCCTGCCCGATCCGAATATGATCGGCTCTTCCCTTTACGCCGCACTTGAAGAACAGGGCTGCAAGCCGGTCAGGGCCGTCCAGCGCATTTCGGCTGCGAATCTCGGCGAGGCGGATGCGGAACTGCTGAACGTCGAGCCGGGATCGGCCAGCCTGAACATCGAGCGCATATCTTACCTTCCGAGCGGCAAGGTGGTCGAGTTCACGCGTTCGGTCTATCGCGGTGACGCCTATGATTTCGTGGCCGAACTCCGGCTTGGCTCCGGCGAAGGAGCAGCGGCATGA